One window of Candidatus Nitrospira nitrificans genomic DNA carries:
- a CDS encoding sirohydrochlorin chelatase — translation MKTETRGVILVGHGGIPKGCPQELITKLKRLEGQRRAAELPPTAEERELDAKIRQWPRTAETDPYQAGLERVAARLRARLDGALFAVAYNEFCAPTLEEAVESLVKQGATHITVTTTMFTPGGSHSEVEIPEILDHLRPRYPGVALRYAWPFDLELVADTLAEQISRFSAAAPHSTR, via the coding sequence ATGAAGACGGAAACACGAGGCGTCATTTTGGTGGGTCATGGTGGCATTCCCAAGGGATGCCCACAAGAACTCATCACGAAACTGAAACGGCTGGAAGGTCAACGGCGGGCGGCGGAGCTTCCGCCTACGGCGGAAGAACGTGAGTTGGATGCCAAGATCCGCCAGTGGCCCAGAACGGCAGAAACGGACCCCTATCAAGCCGGTCTGGAAAGAGTCGCGGCGCGTCTGCGAGCTCGACTCGACGGCGCGCTCTTTGCCGTGGCCTACAATGAGTTTTGTGCACCCACGTTGGAGGAAGCCGTCGAGTCGTTGGTGAAGCAGGGGGCCACTCACATTACCGTGACGACGACGATGTTCACGCCAGGTGGGTCACATTCGGAAGTCGAAATTCCTGAAATTCTCGATCATTTGCGGCCCCGGTATCCTGGGGTCGCACTACGTTATGCCTGGCCCTTCGATCTTGAGTTGGTCGCCGACACGTTAGCCGAGCAGATCAGCCGCTTCTCTGCAGCGGCTCCTCACTCCACTCGATGA
- a CDS encoding formylglycine-generating enzyme family protein yields MVVVTALALMQSLTVEALPETKELDPVPMVTIPAGEFLMGNPEGKGRDDERPQRSVHLDEFAIDQVEVTNERYMAFVKSIGHRTPPNPYGAGPLQSIKGIEQLPVVQTTWYDAKAYCSWTKKRLPTEAEWEKAARGTDGRLYPWGNEPPTAKRANFDREWEDEHTLHAVGSLPDGDSPYEVKDMAGNAREWVSDWYDADYYHHAPDRNPQGPDKKGVVRSIRGGSWHSPATDITTSARGRGGFALQTHGTGFRCVRGLEAAIRKK; encoded by the coding sequence ATGGTGGTTGTCACGGCCCTTGCGCTCATGCAGTCGCTCACCGTGGAAGCGTTGCCGGAAACGAAAGAGCTTGACCCGGTGCCGATGGTCACGATTCCGGCCGGAGAATTTCTGATGGGCAATCCAGAAGGAAAAGGCCGGGATGATGAGAGGCCGCAGCGATCTGTCCACCTCGATGAGTTCGCGATCGATCAAGTCGAAGTGACGAATGAACGGTATATGGCCTTTGTGAAATCCATCGGTCATCGCACACCACCCAATCCTTATGGCGCCGGGCCCCTCCAATCCATTAAGGGCATTGAGCAACTACCGGTGGTCCAGACGACCTGGTACGACGCCAAGGCCTATTGTAGCTGGACTAAGAAACGGCTGCCGACGGAAGCAGAATGGGAGAAGGCTGCTCGCGGAACTGACGGCCGCCTCTACCCTTGGGGAAATGAACCGCCCACCGCGAAACGGGCGAACTTTGATCGAGAGTGGGAAGATGAGCATACCTTGCACGCTGTCGGATCGCTTCCTGATGGAGATTCACCCTACGAGGTGAAGGATATGGCCGGAAACGCCAGGGAGTGGGTCTCCGACTGGTACGACGCCGACTACTATCACCATGCGCCTGATCGCAATCCACAAGGTCCAGACAAGAAGGGAGTGGTTCGGTCGATTCGTGGCGGGTCCTGGCATAGTCCAGCGACCGATATCACCACATCGGCGCGTGGTCGTGGCGGGTTCGCCTTGCAGACTCATGGAACAGGGTTTCGCTGTGTCCGTGGTCTCGAGGCAGCGATCCGGAAGAAGTAA
- the smbP gene encoding small metal-binding protein SmbP encodes MTRHNTRLALVLTGILATVLTTTLDLQSVSAEGGARRDAVRQEQVVKDALNHAMEAVEHSKQGHAEKLVTHAEASLQLALRGGTDRHLAEAMTNLKEAIQHGKAGHADAATKYAESAVTHLSQVK; translated from the coding sequence ATGACACGACATAACACCCGACTCGCTCTCGTGCTGACCGGAATTCTGGCCACGGTCCTCACCACAACCCTGGATCTGCAATCGGTATCCGCAGAAGGCGGGGCACGACGTGATGCCGTGCGTCAAGAACAAGTCGTCAAAGACGCCCTCAACCATGCGATGGAAGCGGTGGAACACAGCAAACAGGGTCATGCCGAGAAGTTGGTGACACATGCCGAGGCCTCGCTGCAGCTGGCCCTGCGAGGAGGTACAGACCGGCATTTGGCAGAAGCGATGACCAATCTGAAAGAGGCGATACAGCATGGCAAGGCTGGTCATGCTGACGCGGCTACGAAATATGCCGAGAGTGCCGTCACCCATCTCTCTCAAGTTAAGTAA
- a CDS encoding formylglycine-generating enzyme family protein has product MRSRIVLQVGLGAALMVEVFALAIAADTQSSDKDMVLIPKGEFTMGSSEHSDEAQHQVVLDAYLIDKFEASNARYKEFMKVAGHPAPAYWDDPRLNKSNHPVVGVSWTDASAFCKWDGKRLPTEAEWERAAKGPQGENHYPWGHMLDPKKANYGQLVGKTTSVDSYPDGVSGFGVYNMAGNVFEWVEDWYELKYYKESPALNPRGAEKGYNFANQGPVRVLRGGSWLAPESSLHTSHRFWNQPDNNSYGVGLGFRCAKSVQTVSDEAVQTGRDAFIQALVAMGAEKHAEALTAIEKALASDPGNQEYLATRDLIKKSMKKK; this is encoded by the coding sequence ATGCGGAGTCGAATCGTGCTTCAGGTCGGATTAGGCGCGGCATTGATGGTAGAGGTCTTCGCCCTCGCAATAGCGGCGGACACACAGAGCAGCGACAAGGACATGGTCCTCATCCCGAAGGGCGAGTTCACCATGGGGAGCAGCGAACATTCAGATGAAGCCCAGCACCAGGTCGTGCTTGATGCCTATCTGATCGACAAGTTCGAAGCCTCCAATGCACGTTACAAAGAGTTCATGAAGGTTGCCGGTCACCCGGCACCGGCCTATTGGGACGACCCGCGGCTCAACAAGTCCAACCATCCGGTTGTCGGTGTGAGCTGGACAGATGCGAGCGCATTCTGCAAGTGGGACGGCAAACGACTTCCAACGGAGGCAGAGTGGGAGCGAGCGGCCAAAGGCCCACAAGGCGAAAACCACTACCCATGGGGCCACATGCTCGATCCTAAGAAAGCCAACTATGGACAGCTTGTCGGCAAGACCACGTCGGTGGATTCGTACCCAGATGGGGTCAGCGGGTTCGGGGTCTACAACATGGCCGGCAACGTCTTCGAATGGGTCGAGGATTGGTATGAACTGAAGTACTATAAAGAAAGCCCGGCCCTGAATCCCCGAGGCGCAGAGAAGGGTTACAATTTCGCCAACCAAGGACCAGTGCGGGTACTACGCGGCGGTTCCTGGTTGGCACCGGAAAGCTCACTCCATACGAGCCACCGATTCTGGAATCAACCTGACAACAACAGCTACGGCGTCGGTCTCGGATTTCGTTGTGCGAAGTCAGTCCAGACGGTGTCCGACGAAGCCGTGCAAACAGGCCGCGACGCATTCATTCAGGCGCTGGTTGCAATGGGTGCCGAAAAGCATGCCGAGGCATTGACTGCCATCGAGAAGGCATTGGCCTCGGATCCGGGGAACCAGGAGTACCTTGCGACCCGTGACCTGATCAAGAAGAGCATGAAGAAGAAATAG
- a CDS encoding thiol-disulfide oxidoreductase DCC family protein: MSRPDYDLASIHISPTELGRIIHARWVDGTVITGVDVLRAMWEAVGLGFLARLSRLSLVEPLVVNAYAWFARNRLRLTGRSHTCMADACKSAHSRRHDL, encoded by the coding sequence ATCTCACGACCGGACTATGACCTAGCATCAATACACATATCCCCCACTGAACTTGGAAGAATCATTCATGCCCGTTGGGTTGATGGGACTGTCATCACCGGCGTCGATGTGCTCCGAGCCATGTGGGAGGCAGTCGGCCTGGGATTTTTGGCGAGGCTCAGCCGTCTTTCTTTAGTCGAGCCACTTGTCGTAAATGCCTATGCGTGGTTCGCACGTAACCGCTTGAGGCTCACCGGTCGCTCGCATACTTGTATGGCAGATGCATGCAAATCTGCCCATTCACGCCGGCACGATCTGTGA
- a CDS encoding cryptochrome/photolyase family protein — protein MRGLIWFRRDLRLHDQPALTAACAECDEIIPLFIFDEPLLQSHEFGSACVNFMLGCLEDLNAVLSGLGAPLQWRRGEPIEQVLQAAREWKTDVVYWNRDYEPGTIERDRLVQQRLAKLGVAVRTFKDHVVFEASEVRGATGEPLQRYSAYRARWWTTWHATTPAVQPIPTALAKKKAAPLPLSHPLPTAGELGYNPIVLAFEPGEQNALKRLRWFMKGPLHSYAQGRNLPAIDGSSTLSPHFRFGTLSPRMAIHAALNALTKGGPVSRIDVLTWVDELIWREFFQQVLTSFPHVAKGPFRTVIVPPARPAGNNRDRLFQTWCEGKTGYPIVDAGMRQLNQTGWMHNRVRMIVASFLIKDLRIDWQSGERYFMQHLIDADVAANNGNWQWCASTGTDSMPGYRIFNPALQSKKFDPDGTYIRRHVPELARVSTKRIHELHLMTADEQERAGCRIGTDYPSPIVDHQLARQEYLNLGKQEATR, from the coding sequence GTGCGAGGACTGATTTGGTTCAGGCGCGATCTTCGATTGCATGACCAACCGGCTCTTACCGCGGCCTGTGCGGAATGCGACGAGATCATTCCGCTGTTTATATTCGATGAGCCGTTGCTGCAATCGCATGAGTTTGGATCAGCCTGTGTGAACTTCATGCTGGGATGCCTCGAAGATCTGAACGCTGTGTTGAGCGGACTGGGAGCACCGCTCCAATGGAGGCGGGGTGAACCGATCGAACAGGTCTTACAAGCAGCACGTGAATGGAAAACTGATGTGGTCTATTGGAATCGTGACTACGAGCCGGGAACCATCGAGCGGGACCGGCTGGTGCAACAGCGTTTGGCAAAGCTCGGAGTGGCGGTGCGGACGTTCAAAGACCATGTTGTGTTTGAAGCATCTGAGGTGCGGGGCGCAACAGGTGAACCATTGCAACGGTACAGCGCCTATCGCGCACGCTGGTGGACCACATGGCATGCCACAACCCCGGCAGTTCAGCCGATCCCAACCGCCCTTGCGAAAAAGAAAGCCGCACCGCTGCCACTCTCTCATCCTCTTCCCACCGCCGGTGAGCTGGGGTACAACCCCATCGTCTTGGCGTTTGAGCCTGGCGAGCAGAACGCCCTGAAGCGATTGCGCTGGTTCATGAAAGGGCCGCTTCATTCCTATGCGCAAGGTAGAAACCTGCCGGCCATCGATGGCAGTTCAACACTTTCCCCGCACTTCCGGTTCGGAACACTGTCACCGCGCATGGCCATTCACGCAGCGTTGAATGCACTGACTAAAGGCGGGCCAGTCTCCCGGATTGATGTCCTGACCTGGGTTGATGAGTTGATCTGGCGTGAGTTCTTCCAGCAAGTCCTCACATCCTTTCCACATGTCGCGAAGGGCCCGTTCAGAACAGTCATCGTCCCACCAGCTCGACCAGCTGGGAATAATCGGGATCGGCTGTTTCAAACGTGGTGTGAGGGAAAGACCGGCTATCCCATTGTGGATGCAGGCATGAGGCAACTCAACCAGACAGGATGGATGCATAACCGTGTTCGAATGATCGTCGCGTCATTCCTGATCAAAGATCTCCGGATAGACTGGCAGAGCGGCGAGCGGTATTTTATGCAGCATCTGATCGATGCTGACGTGGCGGCAAACAACGGCAATTGGCAGTGGTGTGCCTCAACTGGCACCGATAGTATGCCCGGCTATCGGATCTTTAACCCTGCGCTTCAGAGCAAGAAGTTCGACCCCGACGGAACCTACATTCGCCGGCATGTTCCTGAACTGGCCCGTGTATCGACGAAGAGGATTCATGAGTTGCATCTCATGACCGCAGATGAGCAAGAACGCGCTGGATGCCGAATCGGGACCGATTATCCTTCCCCGATTGTGGACCATCAACTCGCTCGTCAGGAATATCTCAACCTCGGGAAGCAGGAGGCAACGAGATGA
- a CDS encoding YbgA family protein codes for MTTSPLRLGISRCLLGDEVRFDGGHKQDHFLTDILSRYVEWVPVCPEVEAGLGTPREAMRLVGNPHHPRLMTITSKHDHTQAMKTMIAARLDSLKKQDLSGFIFKRGSPSCGVERVRVYTVQGMPSHNGVGIFAKAFTEQFPLIPVEEEGRLCDPALRENFIERVFCYRRFQDLVQNGVTKQALIRFHTIHKYLLLAHSQQHYETMGRLVGQTKRYQLKELTLKYGEQFMKALTMKATARKHVNVLQHIVGYFKSRLTTHEKAELLSVIADYHKGLTPLIVPLTLVKHYVQIFDVGYIRDQVYLSPHPKELMLRNHV; via the coding sequence ATGACAACCTCCCCCCTTCGCCTTGGCATCAGTCGATGCCTTCTCGGAGATGAGGTTCGCTTCGATGGAGGACACAAGCAGGACCATTTCCTAACCGATATACTGAGCCGCTACGTCGAATGGGTCCCGGTTTGCCCTGAGGTGGAAGCGGGATTGGGCACCCCGCGTGAGGCCATGCGCTTGGTGGGCAATCCGCATCACCCCCGGCTCATGACCATTACGAGCAAGCACGATCATACCCAGGCAATGAAGACGATGATCGCTGCGCGTCTTGATTCGCTCAAAAAACAGGACCTCTCAGGGTTTATCTTCAAGAGAGGCTCACCCAGTTGCGGGGTCGAACGGGTGCGTGTATATACCGTACAGGGGATGCCGAGCCATAACGGGGTCGGGATCTTTGCAAAAGCCTTCACAGAGCAGTTTCCGTTGATTCCCGTCGAGGAAGAAGGGCGGCTCTGCGACCCTGCGCTCAGAGAGAACTTCATCGAGCGAGTGTTCTGCTACCGCCGGTTCCAAGATCTGGTGCAGAACGGAGTCACCAAACAGGCTTTGATTCGCTTCCACACGATTCACAAATATCTGCTCCTAGCCCATAGCCAGCAGCACTACGAAACGATGGGGCGGCTAGTCGGCCAAACGAAACGATATCAACTCAAAGAATTGACGTTGAAGTACGGTGAGCAGTTCATGAAAGCCCTGACCATGAAGGCGACGGCGCGTAAGCATGTCAATGTGCTGCAGCATATTGTGGGCTACTTCAAGAGTCGATTGACCACTCATGAAAAGGCCGAGCTGTTGAGCGTGATCGCAGACTACCATAAGGGGCTTACGCCGTTGATCGTCCCTCTCACGCTGGTCAAGCATTACGTCCAGATCTTTGACGTCGGGTACATTCGCGATCAGGTCTATCTCAGCCCGCATCCGAAAGAGCTCATGTTGCGGAATCATGTGTAA
- a CDS encoding TIGR01777 family oxidoreductase: protein MNIVVAGGTGFIGQALCAALVHGGHRVSLLTRDAGQVLHRPDTRVNLMEWNARDTGPWEELLEGADAVINLAGAPIADGRWTDERKRLLTESRVLTTRLLVSALSRRSSKPRVFISASGIGYYGASDDRVLDEGAARGNGFLADLCLAWEAEAMSAAEFGTRVVILRTGMVLEADGGALGKMLLPFRLFAGGPIMPGTQWVSWIHRRDHIDLIQWALTTTTVCGPINAVAPEPVRMKTFCDILGHVMHRPSWLPVPGIALDILLGELGTLMTTGQRVIPKKAMTGGYTFRYSTLESALRAVLKKPIAADPMT, encoded by the coding sequence ATGAACATCGTCGTAGCTGGAGGAACAGGGTTCATTGGTCAGGCGCTGTGCGCAGCGCTCGTACACGGTGGCCACAGAGTCAGTCTCCTTACAAGAGATGCAGGACAGGTTCTTCACCGACCTGACACACGTGTGAACTTGATGGAATGGAACGCACGAGACACGGGCCCCTGGGAGGAGCTCCTTGAAGGAGCTGATGCAGTCATTAACCTCGCCGGGGCACCGATAGCCGATGGACGCTGGACCGACGAGCGCAAGCGACTCCTTACCGAAAGCCGAGTCCTCACTACCCGCTTACTCGTCAGCGCGCTGTCCCGCCGGTCATCAAAACCCCGCGTGTTTATCAGCGCCTCCGGCATCGGCTATTACGGCGCCAGCGACGATCGCGTATTGGATGAAGGCGCGGCTCGCGGCAACGGCTTCCTCGCTGACCTTTGTCTTGCCTGGGAAGCGGAAGCGATGAGCGCCGCAGAGTTTGGAACCCGCGTGGTCATCTTGCGGACCGGCATGGTCCTGGAAGCAGACGGTGGCGCGTTGGGAAAAATGTTATTGCCGTTCAGGCTGTTCGCAGGGGGGCCGATCATGCCAGGAACCCAGTGGGTCTCCTGGATCCACCGCCGTGATCACATCGACTTGATCCAATGGGCCCTCACCACGACCACGGTTTGCGGGCCGATCAATGCCGTGGCCCCAGAGCCGGTGAGGATGAAAACATTCTGTGACATCCTCGGTCACGTGATGCACCGACCGTCGTGGCTCCCAGTTCCAGGCATTGCGTTGGATATCCTGCTGGGAGAGTTGGGGACATTGATGACAACCGGCCAACGAGTGATTCCAAAGAAAGCGATGACAGGAGGCTATACGTTTCGATATTCGACGCTCGAATCCGCGTTGCGAGCCGTGCTCAAGAAACCGATCGCCGCAGACCCTATGACATGA
- a CDS encoding PDZ domain-containing protein produces the protein MRISRFHMMAGLLMSLLVVGSALADQPANQTPYGHGDDTKLPKGVIGLALQIGAERVGDPAILYVGMVHPEGPAHKAGLGHGDEVVSVDGTPVKGKRYEEVVGMIRGEAGTAVKVGVKGEHGLRELSITRVAGDKLSRGPSGSHGNPAP, from the coding sequence ATGAGAATCTCCAGATTCCATATGATGGCAGGGTTGTTGATGAGCCTTCTCGTTGTGGGATCGGCGCTAGCCGATCAACCAGCGAACCAGACTCCGTATGGGCATGGAGACGATACCAAGCTGCCGAAGGGTGTGATCGGTCTCGCTCTACAGATCGGAGCCGAGCGGGTTGGTGATCCGGCCATCCTGTATGTCGGCATGGTCCATCCGGAGGGACCAGCCCACAAGGCGGGACTCGGACATGGCGATGAGGTCGTTAGTGTTGATGGAACACCCGTGAAGGGAAAGCGTTATGAGGAAGTGGTCGGCATGATTCGAGGAGAAGCAGGAACCGCCGTGAAGGTTGGAGTCAAGGGTGAACACGGCCTCCGTGAGCTATCCATCACACGAGTGGCAGGTGACAAGCTTTCAAGAGGACCATCGGGATCACATGGTAACCCAGCGCCTTAG
- a CDS encoding NapC/NirT family cytochrome c codes for MLHYTLNTHDTNIEHKTGWHHEREVQAILERVRQCLASRCRAHGRNDHRSIRRGARPSRTAFSVSCHSQTYPYEELKKSSHYGALGADPGCKDCHVPQGLENFHLALRTHIYDGTMAVLAEIKYDYSTIKKFKERRPIMAHHARMSLKNWDSITCRECHKNTKPPGASAKAAHKKMETEGATCIDCHQNLVHKKVPESDLNASLAQGIMVLKEAQQGSEDERRTNATPVTGPTPPSTGRCSIDNKTLPDVQCVEVVIGGRA; via the coding sequence ATGTTACATTATACATTGAACACACACGACACAAACATTGAACATAAGACTGGGTGGCATCATGAAAGGGAGGTTCAGGCAATACTTGAGCGCGTCAGGCAATGCCTTGCTTCTCGGTGCCGCGCTCATGGTCGGAACGATCACCGTAGTATTCGGCGGGGAGCACGCCCTTCCAGAACCGCGTTCTCTGTGAGCTGCCACTCCCAAACCTACCCTTATGAGGAGCTGAAAAAGTCCTCACACTATGGCGCCCTGGGGGCCGATCCTGGCTGCAAGGATTGCCACGTCCCCCAGGGTTTAGAAAATTTCCATCTGGCCCTACGGACACACATCTATGACGGAACCATGGCGGTGCTCGCGGAGATTAAATATGATTACTCAACGATCAAGAAGTTTAAGGAGCGCCGGCCAATCATGGCCCACCACGCCCGCATGTCCCTGAAAAACTGGGACAGCATCACTTGCCGGGAGTGCCACAAGAATACTAAGCCACCAGGCGCATCAGCCAAGGCCGCGCACAAGAAGATGGAAACCGAAGGCGCTACCTGCATCGATTGCCATCAGAATCTAGTCCATAAGAAAGTCCCGGAGAGCGATCTCAATGCAAGTTTAGCCCAGGGAATCATGGTGTTGAAGGAAGCTCAGCAAGGGTCAGAAGATGAAAGAAGGACTAATGCAACCCCCGTCACAGGTCCTACTCCACCATCAACAGGTCGTTGTTCAATTGATAATAAAACACTACCAGATGTCCAATGTGTGGAGGTAGTAATAGGAGGTCGCGCATGA
- a CDS encoding Lcl C-terminal domain-containing protein has product MRPAAEKEALIADIIKNWQEAHPAAQRFVILPDFNNKAVLDKDTNLIWELSPLPTSVTWNEARAACVTRATGGQKGWRLPAPSEMRSLVGPAVDSPIPNIPPGHPFLNIQPTSYWTVVPEDNQPSYARYVDAFLGNVLSFIKIYTYPVWCVRGPIKSDEH; this is encoded by the coding sequence AAAAGGAAGCGCTCATCGCCGATATCATCAAAAACTGGCAGGAGGCACATCCGGCGGCCCAGCGTTTCGTGATCTTGCCTGACTTCAACAACAAGGCGGTCCTCGATAAGGATACAAACCTCATCTGGGAGCTCTCCCCCCTGCCAACATCCGTGACGTGGAACGAAGCCCGCGCTGCATGCGTAACCCGAGCGACCGGCGGTCAAAAAGGCTGGCGCCTACCGGCGCCCTCTGAAATGCGTAGCCTCGTGGGGCCGGCAGTGGACTCCCCGATCCCCAATATCCCCCCAGGGCATCCATTTTTAAACATCCAGCCGACATCCTATTGGACGGTAGTGCCGGAAGACAATCAGCCCTCCTATGCACGGTATGTGGATGCATTCCTCGGTAACGTGCTTAGTTTCATTAAGATCTACACCTATCCGGTCTGGTGCGTTCGCGGGCCAATCAAGTCAGACGAGCATTGA
- a CDS encoding MerR family transcriptional regulator, with amino-acid sequence MFMNKHRIHRVAKLTGLSKDVIRVWERRYGLVKPSRSSNRYREYSDEDVALLRFVKAQMEQGATIGGLATEGRDSLLSRMRVATAFIAEEQKPHEHLLDDLMGLLDPIDKAGFERKLNGAVAVIPFEEAVQRILLPLQRRIGEQWHEGRLGTAIEHYVTKLIQQKLFSVMNQLPVNEFGPRVLIACPEGETHEIGAQAVAYTAATRGCQVYYLGPNLPISDLMAFCEKIRPDLVLLSFTESKSEAAMLQQLKELEQLATGWPVAVGGQGALAFGVLLRDTKIEILEDLTALHSRLMILLSMRQRVYQ; translated from the coding sequence ATGTTTATGAATAAACATAGAATTCATAGAGTTGCGAAGTTAACTGGCCTGTCGAAGGACGTAATTCGTGTATGGGAGCGGCGTTATGGCCTTGTCAAACCCTCACGAAGTTCAAATCGTTATCGAGAATACAGTGATGAGGATGTCGCGCTCCTCCGCTTTGTGAAAGCCCAGATGGAACAAGGCGCAACAATCGGGGGTCTCGCAACAGAGGGACGTGATTCTCTACTCTCACGTATGCGTGTAGCAACTGCATTTATCGCAGAGGAGCAGAAGCCGCATGAGCATCTATTAGATGATTTGATGGGATTGCTTGACCCGATCGATAAGGCGGGGTTTGAGCGGAAACTTAACGGCGCAGTGGCAGTGATTCCATTCGAAGAGGCTGTACAGCGGATTTTACTCCCACTACAACGACGAATCGGAGAACAGTGGCACGAAGGCCGTCTTGGAACAGCCATCGAACATTACGTGACGAAGCTCATCCAGCAGAAGTTATTTTCTGTGATGAATCAGCTTCCGGTGAATGAATTCGGTCCGCGTGTCTTGATCGCTTGTCCGGAAGGGGAAACGCATGAAATCGGGGCCCAAGCCGTCGCGTATACCGCAGCCACCAGAGGTTGCCAGGTTTATTATCTTGGCCCTAACCTGCCCATATCGGATCTCATGGCCTTCTGCGAGAAAATCAGACCCGATCTCGTACTTCTCTCTTTCACTGAATCAAAGTCTGAGGCGGCCATGCTCCAACAACTCAAGGAACTTGAACAGCTAGCCACTGGATGGCCTGTTGCCGTGGGTGGTCAGGGTGCCCTCGCTTTCGGAGTCCTTCTTCGTGATACCAAAATTGAGATCCTTGAGGATCTCACGGCATTGCACAGCCGTCTGATGATTCTTCTTTCGATGCGCCAACGCGTGTATCAGTAA
- a CDS encoding SUMF1/EgtB/PvdO family nonheme iron enzyme, with product MPLDPVPDAYAKKIMPGGWWIDPKVIKEGRDIYFGDAHPLVACHSCHGQDGRPVNSGGGLRDQNNVSRFSDSYWYWRVAEGIPKTPMTPWKSLLTEDQIWKVIAFIHTFSHKGKPSQHKDYKVEARSKKITVKDLAPMMLVPAGEFTMGSNEGNDDEKPVHQINLNAYYIDKYEVTVRQYEEFLEANSFDPPPSWTTMAHPSYENRPVVNVDWKDANNYCKWAGKRLPTEAEWEKAARGTDQRIYPWGNDAPSPQRANYGKTTWNNHAALVPVGQLEDGKSPYGIYDLAGNVWEWVSDWYDPDYYTTSPVRNPAGPETGKYKVLRGGSWDLAPENLRSAHRDFNVSSTADYDSPAYRNFNSGFRCAKSP from the coding sequence ATGCCACTAGATCCAGTTCCAGACGCCTACGCCAAGAAAATAATGCCAGGCGGCTGGTGGATAGATCCAAAGGTCATTAAAGAGGGAAGAGACATTTATTTTGGTGATGCCCACCCACTTGTCGCGTGTCACTCTTGCCATGGTCAGGATGGACGACCAGTAAACAGTGGAGGGGGGCTCCGCGACCAGAACAATGTCAGCCGTTTCTCAGACAGCTACTGGTACTGGCGAGTGGCGGAAGGAATTCCAAAAACGCCAATGACGCCCTGGAAATCGCTCCTCACGGAAGACCAGATATGGAAAGTGATCGCGTTCATACATACCTTCTCGCATAAGGGCAAACCCTCGCAGCACAAAGATTATAAGGTAGAGGCACGATCGAAGAAGATCACGGTCAAAGATTTGGCCCCGATGATGCTCGTGCCGGCAGGAGAGTTTACCATGGGGAGCAACGAAGGTAATGACGATGAAAAGCCGGTGCACCAAATCAATCTCAATGCCTATTATATAGATAAGTACGAAGTGACGGTCAGGCAATATGAGGAGTTCCTAGAAGCCAACAGTTTTGACCCTCCGCCGTCGTGGACAACCATGGCCCATCCTTCCTATGAGAACCGCCCAGTTGTCAATGTCGATTGGAAGGATGCGAACAACTATTGCAAGTGGGCCGGCAAGCGGCTGCCGACGGAAGCTGAATGGGAGAAGGCGGCACGAGGGACAGACCAGCGCATCTATCCCTGGGGCAATGATGCGCCTAGTCCGCAGCGAGCCAACTATGGGAAGACGACGTGGAATAACCATGCTGCGTTGGTGCCGGTGGGACAATTAGAAGACGGGAAAAGCCCCTATGGGATTTACGACCTGGCGGGGAATGTCTGGGAATGGGTCAGCGACTGGTATGACCCCGATTATTACACCACCAGCCCCGTTCGAAATCCGGCTGGTCCGGAAACCGGCAAGTATAAAGTCTTGCGGGGAGGCTCGTGGGATCTCGCTCCGGAGAACCTCCGATCTGCGCATCGGGACTTTAACGTATCGTCGACCGCAGACTACGACTCGCCTGCATATCGGAACTTCAACAGTGGATTCCGGTGTGCAAAGAGTCCGTAG